A single genomic interval of Helianthus annuus cultivar XRQ/B chromosome 13, HanXRQr2.0-SUNRISE, whole genome shotgun sequence harbors:
- the LOC110897935 gene encoding RING-H2 finger protein ATL29-like — MTTEPATLPPLPEPHSSPHVTIVLTTVILVLFFIGFFMIYFCRCFMQNVFHTWNSRRNPSRAHIAGLGPNCQPGLDPSVISTFPTFTYSNVKDFRRETYGLECAICLYEFEDDNVLRLLTKCYHVFHQECIDLWLESHKTCPFCRRGLETPINSPEKSPVPAQNSPPMHEIHENEVLEDTFTINIRDENEGSNNTDHMKEETSKGKHVTIEMERQDRSEEGKSKERFSRNHSTGHSISKSTKTIEDQDRFTLRLPENIQAKLIHGHNLTRSCTEFGDIETRTSTRNTGFGEVSTSSDTRVKDSETVG; from the coding sequence ATGACGACAGAACCCGCTACCCTTCCACCGCTACCAGAACCGCATTCCTCCCCTCACGTTACCATTGTTCTAACCACCGTCATCCTCGTGCTCTTCTTTATAGGATTCTTCATGATATATTTTTGCAGATGTTTCATGCAGAATGTGTTTCACACGTGGAATTCCCGTCGTAACCCTTCCAGGGCACATATAGCTGGGCTTGGGCCCAATTGTCAGCCCGGGCTTGATCCTTCGGTTATAAGTACTTTCCCTACGTTTACTTACTCGAATGTTAAAGATTTTCGTCGCGAGACGTATGGTTTAGAATGTGCTATATGTTTGTATGAGTTTGAGGATGATAACGTCCTTCGGCTTCTAACAAAGTGTTATCATGTGTTTCATCAAGAGTGTATCGATCTTTGGCTCGAGTCACATAAAACATGCCCATTTTGTCGACGAGGTCTTGAAACACCAATTAACTCACCAGAAAAGTCTCCTGTTCCGGCCCAAAACAGTCCACCGATGCATGAGATTCACGAAAACGAGGTGCTTGAAGACACGTTTACTATTAATATACGAGATGAAAACGAAGGGAGCAACAATACCGATCATATGAAGGAGGAAACGAGCAAGGGGAAGCATGTAACGATCGAAATGGAGAGACAAGATAGATCAGAAGAAGGTAAGAGTAAAGAAAGATTCTCGAGAAACCACTCAACGGGCCATTCGATTTCCAAAAGTACTAAAACGATTGAAGATCAAGATCGGTTTACTTTAAGATTGCCTGAAAACATACAGGCAAAACTCATCCATGGACATAACTTGACACGAAGTTGTACGGAGTTTGGAGATATCGAAACAAGAACTTCCACCAGAAACACTGGATTTGGAGAGGTGTCAACGTCTAGTGATACACGAGTAAAAGACTCCGAAACGGTTGGTTGA
- the LOC110897937 gene encoding zinc finger CCCH domain-containing protein 56 isoform X1 translates to MDYGRESGNVVQIITSGSRNGGDYWGDQPVWATEDEYGVWDREASVDANSNSNYDGRQSQTRSGSEPPNKKRNGQGGDAQATSRSKAIGKMFFKTKLCCKFRAGTCPYITNCNFAHSIEELRRPPPNWQEIVAAHEEDRGVSSEPREEYQIPSLGSSSFTVDSQRSYKGRHCKKFYTEEGCPYGDSCTFLHDEQSKARESVVISLGPGSGGGYGGGGGGGGGGGGGGGGGGVGGGGVVAGGGGGADAAGANPMLKPSNWKTRICNKWEQTGYCPFGSKCHFAHGAAELHRYGGGLVDIDAKDSPTSMDPNKQGLMTPKTPVEPVVAAGPTAAHLDGYHVGAPSRLPGVIPRTGQRPFQKWKGPDKISRIYGDWIDDIE, encoded by the exons ATGGATTATGGTAGAGAAAGTGGAAATGTTGTTCAGATAATCACCAGCGGGTCGCGAAATGGTGGGGATTATTGGGGGGATCAGCCCGTTTGGGCCACCGAGGATGAATACGGGGTTTGGGATAGAGAGGCGTCTGTCGATGCGAATTCCAACTCGAATTACGATGGGCGGCAATCGCAAACTAGATCGGGGAGTGAACCACCGAATAAGAAAAGAAACGGGCAGGGCGGTGATGCACAAGCCACTAGTCGGTCGAAGGCGATTGGGAAAATGTTTTTCAAGACGAAGCTATGTTGCAAGTTTCGGGCAGGTACGTGCCCGTATATTACGAACTGTAATTTCGCTCATAGTATTGAGGAACTGAGAAGACCGCCGCCGAATTGGCAAGAAATCGTGGCGGCTCATGAGGAGGATCGGGGGGTTTCGAGTGAACCTCGGGAAGAGTATCAAATTCCGTCACTTGGGTCTTCCAGTTTTACGGTTGATAGTCAGAGATCTTATAAAGGAAGGCATTGCAAGAAGTTTTATACCGAAGAGGGGTGTCCGTATGGTGATAGTTGCACTTTTCTTCACGATGAGCAATCGAAGGCGCGTGAAAGTGTTGTGATAAGTTTGGGTCCTGGTTCTGGTGGTGGGTATGGCGGCGgaggcggtggtggcggtggcggaggcggtggtggtggtggaggtggtgttggtggtggtggtgttgtagCAGGAGGTGGCGGTGGAGCAGACGCGGCAGGAGCCAATCCCATGTTGAAGCCTTCAAAttggaaaacaagaatttgtaaCAAGTGGGAACAAACGGGATATTGCCCGTTTGGTAGCAAGTGTCATTTCGCTCATGGTGCTGCAG AACTGCATCGGTATGGTGGTGGGCTTGTTGATATAGATGCTAAAGATTCTCCAACTTCAATGGATCCAAACAAGCAAGGGCTGATGACGCCAAAGACACCTGTTGAACCGGTTGTAGCTGCGGGTCCAACAGCGGCTCATTTGGATGGTTATCATGTTGGAGCTCCTTCTCGGCTTCCAGGTGTTATTCCAAGGACTGGACAGAGACCCTTTCAAAAGTGGAAGGGCCCAGATAAAATTAGTCGTATTTACGGGGACTGGATTGATGACATTGAATAA
- the LOC110897936 gene encoding 28 kDa ribonucleoprotein, chloroplastic, producing MFFIHILFEAPKETKMAALESLPLSFFRLHHSSNPPLISHSTSNLSIPISTTKFTIKSYPHLSISRKSQTSSSVAAAAALQEDVSSEQSENTQKEIPQNNRLFVLNLPWSYSSDDLKNLFGECGTVEDAEIIKRKKDGKSRGYAFVTMASTEEALSVIQKYDSYELMGRIIRVEFAKENKKSPPPQSSGEKRYKVYVSNLAWRARSNNLRDLFGAEFNPLSTRVVFESPDGRSAGYGFVSFASKEEAESAISALNGKELLGRPITLALSDRSADKSGTEEQNTSDEQPVVKI from the exons ATGTTCTTTATCCACATCTTGTTCGAAGCTCCCAAAGAAACAAAAATGGCGGCACTTGAATCACTCCCACTCTCATTCTTCCGTCTTCATCATTCTTCAAATCCACCATTAATATCCCACTCAACATCAAACCTTTCAATTCCCATTTCAACCACAAAATTCACCATCAAATCTTATCCCCATCTTTCAATTTCAAGAAAATCTCAAACATCATCATcagtagcagcagcagcagcactTCAAGAGGATGTTTCATCAGAACAATCAGAGAATACCCAGAAAGAAATACCACAAAACAATAGGCTTTTTGTTCTTAATCTTCCATGGTCTTACTCTTCTGATGATCTCAAGAATCTTTTTGGTGAATGTGGAACTGTTGAAGATGCTGAG ATAATAAAGAGGAAGAAGGATGGGAAGAGCAGAGGATATGCCTTTGTTACAATGGCTTCTACAGAAGAGGCACTTTCTGTGATTCAGAAATATGATTCTTAT GAATTAATGGGTAGGATTATTCGCGTAGAATTTGCAaaagaaaacaagaaatcacCACCACCGCAATCTAGTGGGGAGAAGCGTTATAAGGTTTACGTGTCAAATCTTGCATGGAGAGCAAGAAGTAATAATCTTAGGGACTTGTTTGGTGCTGAGTTTAATCCATTATCTACCAGAGTTGTTTTTGAAAGCCCAGATGGCAGATCCGCAGGATACGGGTTCGTTAGTTTTGCATCGAAAGAAGAAGCAGAATCTGCAATATCTGCATTGAACGGGAAG GAGTTGTTAGGAAGACCAATTACGTTGGCGTTAAGTGACAGAAGTGCAGATAAAAGTGGAACCGAAGAACAGAATACCTCTGATGAGCAACCTGTTGTTAAAATCTGA
- the LOC110897937 gene encoding zinc finger CCCH domain-containing protein 12 isoform X2 encodes MDYGRESGNVVQIITSGSRNGGDYWGDQPVWATEDEYGVWDREASVDANSNSNYDGRQSQTRSGSEPPNKKRNGQGGDAQATSRSKAIGKMFFKTKLCCKFRAGTCPYITNCNFAHSIEELRRPPPNWQEIVAAHEEDRGVSSEPREEYQIPSLGSSSFTVDSQRSYKGRHCKKFYTEEGCPYGDSCTFLHDEQSKARESVVISLGPGSGGGYGGGGGGGGGGGGGGGGGGVGGGGVVAGGGGGADAAGANPMLKPSNWKTRICNKWEQTGYCPFGSKCHFAHGAADAKDSPTSMDPNKQGLMTPKTPVEPVVAAGPTAAHLDGYHVGAPSRLPGVIPRTGQRPFQKWKGPDKISRIYGDWIDDIE; translated from the exons ATGGATTATGGTAGAGAAAGTGGAAATGTTGTTCAGATAATCACCAGCGGGTCGCGAAATGGTGGGGATTATTGGGGGGATCAGCCCGTTTGGGCCACCGAGGATGAATACGGGGTTTGGGATAGAGAGGCGTCTGTCGATGCGAATTCCAACTCGAATTACGATGGGCGGCAATCGCAAACTAGATCGGGGAGTGAACCACCGAATAAGAAAAGAAACGGGCAGGGCGGTGATGCACAAGCCACTAGTCGGTCGAAGGCGATTGGGAAAATGTTTTTCAAGACGAAGCTATGTTGCAAGTTTCGGGCAGGTACGTGCCCGTATATTACGAACTGTAATTTCGCTCATAGTATTGAGGAACTGAGAAGACCGCCGCCGAATTGGCAAGAAATCGTGGCGGCTCATGAGGAGGATCGGGGGGTTTCGAGTGAACCTCGGGAAGAGTATCAAATTCCGTCACTTGGGTCTTCCAGTTTTACGGTTGATAGTCAGAGATCTTATAAAGGAAGGCATTGCAAGAAGTTTTATACCGAAGAGGGGTGTCCGTATGGTGATAGTTGCACTTTTCTTCACGATGAGCAATCGAAGGCGCGTGAAAGTGTTGTGATAAGTTTGGGTCCTGGTTCTGGTGGTGGGTATGGCGGCGgaggcggtggtggcggtggcggaggcggtggtggtggtggaggtggtgttggtggtggtggtgttgtagCAGGAGGTGGCGGTGGAGCAGACGCGGCAGGAGCCAATCCCATGTTGAAGCCTTCAAAttggaaaacaagaatttgtaaCAAGTGGGAACAAACGGGATATTGCCCGTTTGGTAGCAAGTGTCATTTCGCTCATGGTGCTGCAG ATGCTAAAGATTCTCCAACTTCAATGGATCCAAACAAGCAAGGGCTGATGACGCCAAAGACACCTGTTGAACCGGTTGTAGCTGCGGGTCCAACAGCGGCTCATTTGGATGGTTATCATGTTGGAGCTCCTTCTCGGCTTCCAGGTGTTATTCCAAGGACTGGACAGAGACCCTTTCAAAAGTGGAAGGGCCCAGATAAAATTAGTCGTATTTACGGGGACTGGATTGATGACATTGAATAA